A portion of the Microlunatus phosphovorus NM-1 genome contains these proteins:
- a CDS encoding ABC transporter ATP-binding protein, which yields MTMTDRMNLEGQQVTPTPGTSDQPTLECRGITKTYQSTDPPTHVLNGIDLQVRPGEFLVIMGASGSGKSTLLYSISGMDRPSSGTVLLEGGPLTSLSDTEMSRVRLTRMGFVFQQAYLLANLNIGDNILLPALKANPKDKAAATARVDALMERFDIAHVRTHGITQVSGGQLQRASICRALACEPAILFADEPTGALNSSMTIEVMDALSDVHAAGTTVVMVTHDPSCAARGDRVIYLRDGSLVNSRELGRWTAERAGQREDDLLAWLRHEGF from the coding sequence ATGACCATGACCGATCGAATGAACCTGGAAGGACAGCAGGTCACCCCGACACCCGGCACCAGTGATCAGCCGACGCTGGAGTGCCGCGGCATCACCAAGACCTACCAATCGACCGACCCGCCCACCCATGTGCTGAACGGGATCGACCTGCAGGTCCGCCCCGGCGAGTTCCTGGTGATCATGGGCGCGTCCGGGTCCGGCAAGTCGACGCTGCTGTACAGCATCAGCGGGATGGACCGTCCCTCCAGCGGGACCGTCCTGCTGGAGGGAGGTCCGCTGACCTCGCTCAGCGACACGGAGATGAGCCGGGTTCGGCTGACCCGGATGGGCTTCGTGTTCCAACAGGCCTACCTGCTGGCCAACCTCAACATCGGGGACAACATCTTGTTGCCGGCGCTGAAGGCCAATCCCAAGGACAAAGCGGCCGCCACAGCACGGGTCGATGCCCTGATGGAGCGGTTCGACATCGCGCACGTGAGAACCCACGGGATCACCCAGGTGTCCGGTGGGCAGCTGCAGCGCGCGTCGATCTGCCGGGCGCTGGCCTGCGAGCCGGCGATCCTGTTCGCCGACGAACCCACGGGGGCGCTGAACAGCAGCATGACCATCGAGGTCATGGACGCCCTGTCCGACGTGCACGCCGCTGGCACCACGGTCGTCATGGTCACGCACGACCCGTCCTGCGCGGCGCGTGGAGATCGCGTCATCTACCTCCGCGACGGCTCACTGGTCAACTCTCGTGAGTTGGGCCGGTGGACCGCGGAACGCGCCGGCCAGCGCGAGGACGACCTGCTCGCCTGGCTGCGCCACGAGGGATTCTGA
- a CDS encoding MFS transporter: MSESTSGSTGATATVPAQPRRAKSPDGFRSFMVIWAAQLVARVGNGLTAFGLAVQVYHQTRSSTAVAVVMLAAFLPGVLLTPLGGVLADRFDRRLLMILGDTFSAIGLVVLLLAFRDGVASTAVVCACVALSSVFTSVMDPAYRATVTDLLTPEQYTRAGGLVQFASAAQFLVSPAIAGLLMAHFGIQLVLVLDITTMIVTTSCMVVVWRGIGSTRPSVRHSIRNDLSVGVGFLIRHRGITVLMVLATLVTFCMGFLQTLLTPMLLELSDEQSLGLVRSLAAVGMLVSSLAISLFTMRHRQSTYLSLSLAMAGVAVAAMGITVDVVWIGIFAFFFFLTLPVLNTSVEVLARASIPNAVQGRVWGLMGLISQLGYIVAYTVSGVLADAVFTPLLTADGALAGSLGRLIGVGSSRGIGLMLVLVAAGLIAVAAVTPRLRSIGELDNHLRQTTAQTKEI, translated from the coding sequence ATGTCTGAGTCCACGTCTGGGTCCACCGGCGCCACCGCAACGGTCCCGGCGCAGCCGCGCCGAGCCAAGTCCCCGGACGGGTTCCGCTCGTTCATGGTGATCTGGGCGGCTCAGCTCGTGGCCCGGGTCGGTAACGGGCTGACCGCGTTCGGCCTCGCCGTGCAGGTCTACCACCAGACCCGCAGCAGCACCGCGGTGGCCGTGGTCATGTTGGCGGCGTTCCTGCCCGGTGTGCTGCTGACCCCGCTGGGCGGCGTGCTCGCCGACCGATTCGACCGACGCCTGCTGATGATCCTGGGCGACACGTTCTCCGCGATCGGCTTGGTCGTACTCCTGCTGGCCTTCCGGGACGGAGTCGCGAGCACCGCCGTCGTCTGCGCGTGCGTCGCTCTCAGCTCGGTGTTCACGTCGGTGATGGACCCGGCCTACCGGGCGACCGTCACCGATCTCCTCACCCCCGAGCAATACACCCGGGCCGGCGGCCTGGTGCAGTTCGCCTCGGCGGCCCAGTTTCTGGTCTCCCCCGCGATCGCCGGCCTGCTGATGGCGCACTTCGGGATCCAGCTCGTGTTGGTACTCGACATCACCACCATGATCGTGACCACGTCGTGCATGGTGGTGGTCTGGCGCGGGATCGGGAGCACGAGGCCATCGGTCCGGCACAGCATCCGAAACGACCTGTCCGTCGGTGTGGGCTTCCTGATCCGCCATCGTGGGATCACGGTGCTGATGGTGCTGGCGACCCTGGTGACCTTCTGCATGGGGTTCCTGCAGACTCTGCTCACTCCGATGCTGCTGGAGCTCTCCGACGAGCAGAGCCTGGGCCTCGTCCGGTCCCTGGCGGCGGTCGGCATGCTGGTCTCCAGCCTGGCCATCAGCCTCTTCACCATGCGGCACCGGCAGAGCACGTACCTCTCGCTCTCGCTGGCCATGGCCGGAGTCGCCGTGGCCGCGATGGGGATCACGGTCGACGTCGTCTGGATCGGGATCTTCGCCTTCTTCTTCTTCCTGACGCTGCCGGTCCTGAACACCAGCGTCGAGGTGCTCGCTCGAGCGTCGATCCCGAACGCCGTGCAAGGTCGGGTCTGGGGCCTGATGGGGCTGATCTCACAGCTCGGCTACATCGTCGCCTACACCGTCTCCGGTGTGCTCGCCGACGCGGTCTTCACCCCGCTGCTCACCGCCGACGGCGCCCTGGCCGGCTCGCTGGGACGACTGATCGGCGTCGGAAGCTCACGCGGGATCGGTCTGATGCTGGTCCTCGTCGCGGCGGGCCTGATTGCGGTGGCCGCGGTCACCCCCCGGCTACGCAGCATCGGAGAGCTCGACAACCACCTGCGGCAGACGACTGCCCAAACCAAGGAGATCTGA
- a CDS encoding HAD-IA family hydrolase, whose amino-acid sequence MSTVVLGRLTELDFDAVIFDMDGTLIDSTPAVIRAWTIWAKEHGVTAEQLAGHHGMPSAGVVRRLLPEHRHESAIDRINALEIDDVHDIVVLPGAIEALEALASARSAIATSCTLPLARARIAAAQLTPPSVLVTADQVKHGKPAPDPFLLAAERLGVSPRRCLVVEDAPAGLVAAEAAGCYRLAVVTTTREEDLVADGIVRNLGDVEFVLGADGSIRVRARSSW is encoded by the coding sequence GTGAGCACGGTGGTGCTGGGCAGGTTGACGGAGCTGGACTTCGACGCCGTCATCTTCGACATGGACGGCACATTGATCGATTCCACGCCGGCGGTGATCCGGGCCTGGACGATCTGGGCGAAGGAGCACGGCGTGACTGCCGAGCAACTCGCCGGGCATCACGGGATGCCGTCTGCGGGCGTGGTCCGCCGGCTGTTGCCCGAGCACCGTCATGAGTCTGCGATCGACCGGATCAACGCGTTGGAGATCGACGACGTGCACGACATCGTCGTGCTGCCCGGGGCGATCGAGGCGCTTGAGGCGCTGGCGTCAGCGCGGAGTGCGATCGCCACGTCGTGTACGTTGCCGCTGGCCAGAGCGAGGATCGCGGCCGCCCAGCTGACTCCACCCTCGGTGCTGGTGACCGCTGACCAGGTCAAACACGGCAAGCCGGCACCGGACCCGTTCCTGCTCGCCGCCGAACGACTCGGTGTCTCGCCGCGGCGGTGCCTGGTGGTCGAGGACGCACCGGCCGGGTTGGTGGCCGCCGAGGCGGCAGGCTGCTATCGGCTGGCGGTGGTCACCACCACTCGGGAAGAGGATCTGGTGGCTGACGGCATCGTCCGCAACCTCGGCGATGTCGAGTTCGTGCTCGGGGCAGACGGCAGCATCCGGGTCCGGGCGCGGTCGTCCTGGTAG
- a CDS encoding acyl carrier protein, whose product MNENDFKQALAQFSRKPAEELAMSDDLTAIGVDSIDVFEFTMNVEDAIGSSVDVSKAVTSVQDLYDCVVEATGVGGH is encoded by the coding sequence ATGAATGAGAACGACTTCAAGCAGGCGCTGGCCCAATTCAGCCGGAAGCCGGCCGAGGAGCTGGCGATGAGCGACGATCTGACAGCGATCGGGGTCGACTCGATCGACGTCTTCGAGTTCACCATGAACGTCGAGGACGCGATCGGCAGCAGCGTGGACGTGTCGAAGGCCGTCACCTCCGTCCAAGACCTCTACGACTGCGTCGTCGAAGCCACCGGGGTCGGCGGCCACTGA
- a CDS encoding class I SAM-dependent methyltransferase, giving the protein MTMTSSPSASSAGGYLLDNAGDQVPDRWDALSRLYDEPTFRRFQEVGIRPGWRCLEVGAGSGSVACWLAERVGPAGRVTATDLDTRWLDRLQLPNLTVARHDITCDRLPVLRYDLIHCRLVLSHLPNPEAVIDRLIRSLRPRGWLVLEEFDTGCLDGACPRPRTEREHRANRIREAFTRLIEKRGADLGFASRLPVLLTDRGFQAVEVRGSYESGPSVRLLERANLEQSRAELIENGVTPADLDAHLDQLPRLPLLMPMMISVVARKWPS; this is encoded by the coding sequence ATGACCATGACCAGCTCACCGTCCGCTTCCTCGGCCGGCGGCTACCTGCTCGACAACGCCGGCGATCAGGTGCCCGACCGTTGGGATGCGCTGTCCCGGCTCTACGATGAGCCGACGTTCCGGCGATTCCAGGAGGTCGGGATCAGGCCCGGCTGGCGCTGCCTCGAGGTCGGAGCCGGTAGCGGGTCGGTCGCCTGCTGGCTCGCCGAGCGGGTCGGGCCGGCCGGCCGGGTGACCGCCACCGATCTCGACACCCGCTGGCTGGACCGCCTACAGCTCCCGAACCTGACGGTCGCGCGGCATGACATCACGTGCGATCGGCTGCCGGTGCTCAGGTATGACCTGATCCATTGTCGACTCGTGCTCAGCCACCTGCCCAACCCGGAGGCGGTGATCGACCGCCTGATCCGGTCGCTGCGGCCACGCGGCTGGCTGGTGCTGGAGGAGTTCGACACCGGCTGTCTGGACGGGGCGTGCCCTCGACCACGGACCGAGCGCGAGCACCGCGCCAACCGGATCCGGGAGGCGTTCACCCGGCTGATCGAGAAACGGGGAGCGGACCTCGGATTCGCCTCGCGGCTGCCGGTGCTGCTCACCGACCGCGGCTTCCAGGCCGTCGAGGTCCGTGGCTCGTACGAGAGCGGGCCGAGCGTCCGGCTGCTGGAGCGCGCCAACCTCGAGCAGTCCCGCGCTGAGCTGATCGAGAACGGGGTCACCCCAGCGGATCTGGACGCGCACCTCGACCAACTTCCCCGATTGCCGCTGCTGATGCCGATGATGATCAGCGTGGTCGCGCGGAAGTGGCCGTCCTGA
- a CDS encoding DUF6790 family protein: MWIVAIIGAGLVTGVVQLALQGFPADHVVVLETMLLHQFAVSHGIIAVLGFIINVLIPEKTAAQLGWPGGPFQVKYGFAQLGLGVMGVMAIWFQGNFWAATLVTLYIYGLSGLWTHTQEIWRKRRKTGRVDWVEFGNIVLDVVYHVVLTVMSLQIPGVWSLA, from the coding sequence ATGTGGATCGTCGCGATCATCGGCGCGGGATTGGTCACCGGTGTGGTGCAGCTCGCCCTGCAAGGCTTCCCCGCCGACCACGTCGTCGTGCTGGAGACAATGCTGCTGCACCAGTTCGCGGTCTCGCACGGGATCATCGCCGTGCTCGGGTTCATCATCAACGTGCTCATCCCGGAGAAGACCGCAGCGCAGCTGGGTTGGCCCGGTGGACCGTTCCAGGTCAAGTACGGGTTCGCCCAGCTCGGTCTGGGCGTGATGGGCGTGATGGCGATCTGGTTCCAGGGCAACTTCTGGGCCGCCACGCTCGTCACCCTCTACATCTATGGCCTGAGCGGGTTGTGGACCCACACGCAGGAGATCTGGCGCAAGCGCCGGAAGACCGGCAGGGTCGACTGGGTCGAGTTCGGCAACATCGTGCTGGACGTCGTCTACCACGTCGTGCTGACCGTGATGTCGTTGCAGATCCCCGGCGTCTGGAGCCTGGCATGA
- a CDS encoding beta-ketoacyl-[acyl-carrier-protein] synthase family protein codes for MPPKERRPERAVVTGLGVISPIGNSVHTFEQSLFEGRHGVVPVDHIDNSDLGVRVYAPVADLPPESSLPTREARRLDAFALFGLLAARQAVADSGIVGSVDPFRLGVFMSTGLAGVGSVLEELETMRSRGPGRVSPLLVPKMAGNMLAGAVAIDTGARGPALAHLAACASSAASIGEAVRAIRHGYADAVICGGAEAITQKLIMAGFENLRALSPAADPDRASIPFDRDRAGFVMGEGGAALVLESESHARARGATIYAEVSGYGITSDASHITAPAEGGEAVCRAITEAIDEAGEIDQPVHVNAHGTGTMLNDQVEANAIERVFGEATVTTSTKSMTGHMLGAAGAAEAIVCVLSLRRGQVPATVGTVDLEDGMAIDVVRDRPRAAPQSRAVSLSLGFGGHNVALVIDRAA; via the coding sequence ATGCCACCGAAGGAAAGACGCCCGGAGCGGGCGGTGGTCACCGGTCTCGGCGTCATCAGCCCGATCGGGAACTCGGTCCACACGTTCGAACAGAGCTTGTTCGAGGGCCGCCATGGCGTGGTCCCCGTGGACCACATCGACAACTCGGACCTGGGCGTACGCGTGTACGCGCCCGTCGCCGACCTGCCGCCGGAGAGTTCCCTGCCGACCAGGGAAGCACGACGACTGGACGCCTTCGCCCTGTTCGGCCTGCTTGCCGCGAGGCAGGCGGTGGCGGACTCCGGCATCGTCGGCAGCGTCGACCCATTCCGCCTCGGCGTCTTCATGAGCACGGGACTGGCGGGGGTCGGCTCTGTTCTCGAGGAGCTCGAGACGATGCGGAGTCGCGGTCCGGGGCGGGTATCGCCCCTGCTGGTGCCCAAGATGGCCGGGAACATGCTGGCCGGTGCCGTCGCGATCGACACAGGAGCCCGTGGTCCCGCGCTGGCCCACCTGGCCGCCTGCGCGTCGAGCGCGGCGAGCATCGGCGAAGCCGTGCGGGCCATCCGCCACGGCTACGCCGACGCTGTCATCTGCGGCGGAGCCGAGGCCATCACCCAGAAGCTGATCATGGCCGGGTTCGAGAACCTCCGTGCGCTGAGCCCGGCAGCCGATCCGGACCGGGCCAGCATCCCGTTCGATCGCGACCGGGCGGGATTCGTGATGGGGGAAGGGGGCGCCGCACTCGTGCTGGAGAGCGAGTCCCACGCGCGGGCTCGCGGCGCGACCATCTACGCCGAGGTCTCGGGCTACGGCATCACCAGCGACGCGTCGCACATCACCGCCCCGGCGGAGGGTGGCGAGGCCGTCTGCCGGGCCATCACCGAGGCGATCGACGAGGCCGGTGAGATCGATCAGCCCGTCCACGTCAACGCCCACGGGACCGGGACGATGCTGAACGACCAGGTGGAGGCCAACGCGATCGAGCGCGTGTTCGGCGAGGCGACCGTGACCACCTCGACCAAGTCCATGACCGGACACATGCTGGGCGCAGCCGGCGCCGCGGAGGCCATCGTCTGCGTACTTTCCCTCCGGCGAGGACAGGTGCCGGCCACGGTCGGGACCGTGGACCTCGAGGACGGCATGGCCATCGACGTCGTCCGCGACCGGCCGCGCGCCGCGCCGCAGTCGCGGGCCGTATCGCTCTCACTCGGATTCGGCGGCCACAACGTCGCGCTCGTGATCGATCGGGCAGCCTGA
- a CDS encoding 4'-phosphopantetheinyl transferase family protein: MIELAICRSDLVNEATIDRLHAALPAHRKVKSDAYYRQIDRRTSIVSFALLQLLWSEKFTEPLPEIVLGVFGKPAFARRATTYFNISHDQTVCACVLAPIAVGVDIQSRIPFDDDLFDRIASPPELELRDQLAALDDLSPLWTRKEAVVKRTGRGLTTPFQAIEALSAPGVLTMTCDDPDVRLSLSAAGRTTQDLLCDVRIRFLQPHRDADAWSSVPGDEFVRPFTGFENALAC; this comes from the coding sequence ATGATCGAGCTGGCCATCTGCCGTTCCGACCTCGTCAACGAAGCCACGATCGACCGGCTTCATGCGGCACTGCCCGCGCACCGAAAGGTCAAGAGCGACGCCTACTACCGGCAGATCGACCGCCGGACCAGCATCGTGTCGTTTGCCTTGCTGCAGCTGCTGTGGTCGGAGAAGTTCACCGAGCCGCTGCCCGAGATCGTCCTCGGGGTCTTCGGCAAACCCGCCTTCGCCAGACGCGCGACCACGTACTTCAACATCTCTCACGACCAGACCGTGTGTGCCTGTGTGCTCGCTCCCATCGCTGTGGGCGTCGACATCCAGTCGCGCATCCCGTTCGACGACGACTTGTTCGACCGGATCGCGTCGCCTCCGGAACTGGAGCTGCGGGACCAGCTGGCGGCCCTGGACGATCTCAGCCCATTGTGGACGCGGAAGGAGGCAGTGGTGAAACGGACCGGGCGCGGTCTGACCACACCGTTCCAGGCGATCGAGGCGTTGTCGGCTCCCGGGGTGCTCACCATGACCTGCGACGACCCGGACGTGCGGCTGAGTCTGTCGGCGGCCGGGCGGACGACTCAGGACCTGCTCTGCGACGTCCGCATCCGCTTCCTCCAGCCGCACCGGGACGCGGACGCGTGGTCAAGCGTTCCCGGCGACGAGTTCGTGCGTCCCTTCACCGGCTTTGAGAACGCACTCGCATGCTGA
- a CDS encoding thioesterase II family protein, with translation MSSTAVRDLRSVPTRRATRLATATTSVLWNLRPSPNGRQLVMFPYLGGFGASFNGLVGHLSGNWDVWTVNPPGHGPSNLAAHRRLGPLVRCYLDALREILLPGAVFFGHSMGGIVAYHVLLAMADRPEFWHRQPGDLVLSASCAPRDLSVAGHAASSEQDLLRHLSGFGAIPTEVASDPALVSYFLPAFRADYQVLEEAKRQPAGRLDVSTRLVLGEHDHHTPEGTASAWQDYLARPLRTHVLEGEGHMFVRHAFGPLDAIVNDV, from the coding sequence ATGAGCTCGACAGCGGTCCGTGACCTCCGGTCCGTCCCGACCAGGCGTGCCACGCGCCTGGCTACGGCGACGACGTCGGTCCTGTGGAACCTCCGGCCTTCACCGAACGGACGTCAACTCGTCATGTTCCCTTACCTGGGCGGCTTCGGAGCCTCGTTCAACGGGCTGGTCGGCCACCTCAGCGGCAACTGGGACGTGTGGACCGTCAACCCACCGGGTCACGGGCCGTCGAACCTGGCGGCGCACCGTCGACTCGGACCGCTGGTCAGGTGCTATCTCGACGCTCTGCGGGAGATCCTGCTGCCCGGGGCGGTGTTCTTTGGTCACAGCATGGGCGGGATCGTGGCCTACCACGTCCTGCTCGCGATGGCGGACCGGCCGGAGTTCTGGCACCGGCAGCCCGGCGACCTCGTGCTGTCCGCCTCGTGCGCCCCGCGCGACCTGTCGGTCGCCGGCCATGCCGCCTCCTCCGAGCAGGATCTGCTGCGCCACCTGTCCGGGTTCGGGGCGATCCCGACGGAGGTGGCCAGCGACCCGGCTCTGGTCTCGTACTTCCTGCCTGCCTTCCGGGCGGACTACCAGGTGCTGGAGGAGGCCAAGCGGCAACCCGCAGGCCGTCTCGACGTCTCGACCCGGCTGGTGCTGGGCGAGCACGACCACCACACCCCCGAGGGGACGGCATCGGCCTGGCAGGACTACCTCGCGCGGCCGCTCCGCACCCACGTCCTCGAGGGCGAGGGACACATGTTCGTCCGGCACGCATTCGGGCCTCTCGACGCGATCGTGAACGATGTCTGA
- a CDS encoding ABC transporter permease, protein MTNRNSLLLRYAGNDLIKNKGVNLALLVVLVLSAFLMATGAMVIERLVGAVDQLYAEAKPPHFLQMHKGDYDAEALQRFAAGQPDIQAWTVVRMYGFDSSALSWQRPSTGQTGDLSDSLIDNLFVQQNPDFDYLIDQAGNIAQPGPGEVYLPVAYQQRFGLQEGDRLRVGAEAGSLELVVRGFVRDAQMASSLSSSTRFLVSPADLVTLGRSAGAEPEIIVEYRLKDPGATAQLQGAYDADAALPKNGQAVTYQMIRIINAFSDGLVAIALMFASVVLIIIAMLNLRFVIRGTLQDQVREIGAMKAIGIPDREVSRLYLAKYGVMTLVACVIGGLLAILAAGLLSRDVRVNYAAAPLSVWTFLVPTLALVAVYLVVLVICRSVLRRVRRIEVVNALVHGSTLTERQTAKQARRAAQRVRSTSLISSRGGSLNRRLAWLDLRAEARQWALLPAVFFLAAVLMALPMNLLSTFESPRFVTYLGAPESDIRADLAYTDDLDAVRSKLAGQLADDDRLLDVRSYAKILGEVAGPEGAETLDVEVGDYTGRTVDFLEGGPPAEGEIALSVLNAQKYQVGPGDQLRVRQDQEWTSHVVSGIYQDVTSGGYTAKMQGEVTQGAAGYVIYADVADGVDPAAIAAEYGARFPAAAVIPMRDYVQQTLAYVTDAFASAAVLSFAFGIGVAVLITSLFLKLRMSSDRRKMGVLSAIGFSAREIIAQTRGKTLLLAALGTVAGLVFTATLGESLVGGLISLAGLGIAQLEFLPTVWLVYGVYPLILVGAGYLGAVLLTQRLRRTDKSAWLNQ, encoded by the coding sequence ATGACGAACCGCAACTCACTGCTGCTGCGCTACGCCGGCAACGACCTGATCAAGAACAAGGGCGTGAACCTCGCACTCCTCGTCGTCTTGGTGCTCTCAGCGTTCCTGATGGCCACGGGGGCGATGGTGATCGAGCGACTCGTGGGCGCGGTCGACCAGCTCTACGCCGAGGCGAAGCCCCCACACTTCCTCCAGATGCACAAAGGGGACTACGACGCCGAGGCACTGCAGCGGTTCGCGGCCGGACAGCCGGACATCCAGGCCTGGACCGTGGTTCGGATGTACGGATTCGACAGCTCGGCTCTGTCGTGGCAGCGCCCCTCGACGGGGCAGACCGGCGACCTGTCGGACAGCCTGATCGACAACCTGTTCGTCCAGCAGAATCCCGACTTCGACTACCTGATCGACCAGGCCGGCAACATCGCCCAGCCAGGCCCCGGCGAGGTCTACCTGCCGGTGGCCTACCAGCAGCGCTTCGGTCTGCAGGAGGGCGACCGGCTCAGGGTCGGTGCCGAGGCCGGCAGCCTCGAACTGGTCGTCCGCGGATTCGTCCGGGACGCGCAGATGGCGTCCTCGCTGTCGTCCTCGACCCGGTTCCTGGTCTCGCCGGCCGATCTGGTGACGCTCGGCCGCTCCGCCGGCGCCGAGCCGGAGATCATCGTGGAGTACCGGCTGAAGGATCCTGGCGCCACCGCGCAGCTGCAGGGCGCCTACGATGCGGACGCTGCGCTGCCCAAGAACGGGCAGGCGGTGACCTACCAGATGATCCGTATCATCAACGCCTTCAGCGACGGTCTGGTCGCGATAGCACTGATGTTCGCCAGCGTCGTGCTGATCATCATCGCCATGTTGAACCTCCGCTTCGTGATCCGAGGAACACTGCAGGACCAGGTCCGCGAGATCGGCGCGATGAAGGCGATCGGGATCCCCGATCGAGAGGTCTCGCGGCTGTACCTGGCGAAATACGGCGTGATGACCCTCGTTGCGTGCGTGATCGGCGGCCTGCTCGCGATCCTGGCGGCCGGTCTGCTGAGCCGAGACGTCCGGGTGAACTACGCGGCTGCGCCCCTCAGCGTCTGGACGTTCCTGGTGCCGACACTCGCACTGGTCGCCGTCTACCTCGTGGTCCTGGTCATCTGCCGGAGCGTCCTGCGCCGGGTGCGCCGGATCGAGGTGGTGAACGCGCTCGTGCACGGGAGCACCTTGACCGAGCGACAGACGGCGAAGCAGGCCCGGCGAGCGGCCCAGCGGGTCCGCAGTACCAGCTTGATCTCCTCCCGTGGCGGCAGTCTCAACCGTCGGCTGGCGTGGCTGGACCTCCGTGCGGAGGCGCGGCAGTGGGCGCTGCTACCGGCCGTGTTCTTCCTCGCCGCGGTGCTGATGGCACTGCCGATGAACCTGCTCAGCACCTTCGAGAGTCCTCGGTTCGTCACCTACCTGGGCGCCCCGGAGAGCGACATCCGCGCTGACCTCGCCTACACCGATGACCTCGACGCGGTGCGCTCCAAGCTGGCCGGTCAGCTCGCCGACGACGACCGGCTCCTCGACGTGCGCTCCTACGCCAAGATCCTCGGCGAGGTGGCGGGCCCCGAAGGTGCCGAAACACTCGATGTCGAAGTCGGTGACTACACCGGCCGCACGGTGGACTTCCTGGAGGGCGGGCCGCCGGCTGAGGGCGAGATCGCGCTCTCGGTGCTGAACGCGCAGAAATACCAGGTCGGACCCGGGGATCAGCTGCGCGTCCGCCAGGACCAGGAGTGGACGAGCCACGTCGTCAGCGGGATTTACCAGGACGTGACCAGCGGTGGCTACACCGCCAAGATGCAGGGCGAGGTGACGCAGGGAGCGGCGGGTTACGTCATCTACGCCGATGTCGCCGACGGCGTCGACCCGGCCGCGATCGCAGCCGAGTACGGTGCTCGGTTCCCCGCTGCCGCGGTGATCCCGATGCGGGACTACGTTCAGCAGACACTGGCGTACGTCACCGACGCCTTCGCCAGTGCCGCCGTGCTCAGCTTCGCGTTCGGCATCGGGGTCGCGGTGCTCATCACGAGCCTGTTCCTCAAGCTCCGGATGTCGAGCGACCGGCGCAAGATGGGGGTGCTGTCCGCCATCGGGTTCTCAGCCCGGGAGATCATCGCGCAGACCCGAGGCAAAACGCTGCTGCTGGCGGCCCTCGGGACCGTGGCAGGCCTGGTGTTCACCGCGACGCTGGGCGAGTCGTTGGTCGGCGGGTTGATCTCGCTGGCCGGGCTGGGCATTGCCCAGCTGGAGTTCCTGCCGACCGTCTGGCTGGTCTACGGGGTCTACCCGTTGATCCTCGTCGGCGCCGGCTACCTCGGGGCCGTTCTGCTTACCCAGCGGCTCCGCCGCACCGACAAGAGCGCATGGCTGAATCAATGA